From one Lycium ferocissimum isolate CSIRO_LF1 chromosome 5, AGI_CSIRO_Lferr_CH_V1, whole genome shotgun sequence genomic stretch:
- the LOC132055756 gene encoding presenilin-like protein At2g29900, with product MDSNPKPKSVLDSVGEEIVRIITPVSICMLFVVILVSVLNNDSDSSGSSFPSIATYAYTENTSDSNWDKLKGALLNALVFVVVVTAVTFLLVLLFYFRCTKFLKYYMGFSSFLVLGFMGGEISLFLIGKFRVPIDCVTVGLSLFNFTVVGVLAVFMSKTAIIITQGYLVVIGVLVAYWFTLLPEWTTWVLLVAMALYDLAAVLLPGGPLRLLVELAISRDEDIPALVYEARPVINPDSVPRGAVVQRRVWRERQDDDLGSDEYLDSRSNLNSTVNSGLESNSGLERLGDENERNGVDVEDGQVSRADSELAAPLIQHRINVRMNLQEGGTNDDFALEGIGLGSSGAIKLGLGDFIFYSVLVARAAMYDFMTVYACYLAIIAGLGITLMLLAFYQKALPALPVSVLLGVLFYLLTRLLLETFVVQCSMNLLMF from the coding sequence ATGGACTCAAATCCAAAGCCCAAAAGCGTTCTTGATTCTGTGGGTGAAGAAATAGTGAGAATCATTACACCAGTCTCAATTTGCATGCTCTTTGTAGTCATTCTTGTTTCAGTCCTAAACAATGATTCAGATTCCTCAGGCTCTTCATTTCCCTCTATAGCCACATATGCCTATACTGAAAACACCTCTGACTCAAATTGGGACAAATTAAAAGGTGCCCTTTTGAATGCTTTagtctttgttgttgttgttactgctGTTACATTCCttttggtgttacttttctACTTCAGGTGTACCAAATTCTTGAAATACTACATgggtttctcttcttttcttgttttgggATTTATGGGTGGTGAAATATCTCTGTTCTTGATTGGGAAATTCAGGGTCCCTATTGATTGTGTTACTGTTGGTTTGAGTTTGTTTAATTTCACTGTTGTTGGGGTTTTAGCTGTGTTTATGTCGAAAACGGCAATTATAATTACTCAAGGGTATTTGGTTGTTATTGGAGTGTTGGTTGCTTATTGGTTTACACTTTTGCCTGAATGGACTACTTGGGTGCTTTTAGTTGCTATGGCATTGTATGATCTTGCAGCTGTTTTGTTGCCTGGTGGGCCTTTAAGGCTACTTGTTGAGCTTGCAATATCTAGGGATGAAGATATCCCGGCTTTGGTTTATGAGGCCCGGCCTGTTATCAATCCTGATTCGGTTCCAAGGGGTGCTGTTGTGCAAAGGAGAGTGTGGAGAGAAAGACAGGACGATGATTTGGGATCCGATGAATATCTGGACTCTAGGTCTAACTTGAATTCAACTGTCAATTCTGGTTTGGAATCAAATTCTGGTCTTGAAAGGCTCGGTGATGAGAATGAGAGGAATGGGGTTGATGTGGAGGATGGTCAAGTTTCAAGAGCAGATTCTGAGCTGGCTGCACCGTTAATTCAGCATAGGATAAATGTCCGAATGAATTTACAGGAAGGGGGGACGAATGATGATTTTGCACTTGAAGGAATTGGTTTGGGATCATCAGGTGCTATTAAGCTGGGGCTAGGAGACTTCATATTCTACAGTGTATTAGTTGCCAGAGCTGCCATGTATGATTTCATGACAGTTTATGCATGCTATCTTGCTATTATAGCTGGTCTTGGTATCACTCTGATGCTTCTTGCATTTTATCAGAAAGCTTTGCCTGCTCTTCCTGTGTCAGTTTTGCTAGGTGTCTTGTTTTATTTGTTAACTCGGCTATTGCTCGAGACCTTTGTTGTACAATGTTCGATGAACCTGTTGATGTTTTAG
- the LOC132055759 gene encoding uncharacterized protein LOC132055759 isoform X2, whose translation MATLHDDIIQMSSAMEPKHVTATDGKSGTPHSLAVTGVKVSPRGKTLSSSDSSCNTSPDSTLNDPFGKADYESDDYTANTNNLPKLDKDNKSRFSENQRPVSGSSTISSERLNHEVSPSMSQSEVTQYSSRLSSGDSSTTDSPPVQVMENSANKSYRIPSSVFAIDESANPADWSTASHESLFSIHMGTMSFTKDASFWQSGELGTPQNFSKSPMCDFSPYQSSPEMEIAEVEVSRGNEDLNHERPLAEGRICHKSMESGTSTTSFAFPESQMKQKKERTSGILMFDLVVSKVNEQELFFPGFVHVYKFPHAFLT comes from the exons ATGGCAACTTTGCATGATGACATCATTCAGATGTCTTCAGCTATGGAGCCTAAACATGTTACTGCAACCGATGGAAAATCAGGGACACCTCATAGCCTTGCTGTTACAGGAGTTAAAGTCTCCCCTCGCGGTAAAACTTTAAGTTCTTCAGACTCTTCCTGCAATACATCACCTGACTCGACACTGAATGACCCCTTTGGCAAGGCTGATTATGAATCTGATGATTATACTGCTAATACTAATAACTTACCCAAACTTGATAAGGATAACAAATCACGGTTTTCAGAAAACCAAAGGCCTGTTTCTGGGAGCTCTACCATAAGTAGCGAACGCTTAAATCATGAAGTGTCACCCTCCATGTCACAGTCAGAAGTGACTCAGTATTCTTCCAGGTTGAGCTCTGGCGATTCATCAACCACAGACTCACCTCCCGTGCAAGTAATGGAGAACTCTGCTAACAAATCTTATAGGATCCCTTCTTCAGTGTTTGCAATAGATGAGTCTGCAAACCCGGCAGATTGGAGTACAGCTTCTCATGAATCATTATTTAGCATTCACATGGGAACTATGAGTTTTACAAAAGATGCTAGTTTTTGGCAGTCGGGTGAGCTAGGAACTCCTCAAAACTTCTCCAAATCCCCTATGTGTGACTTCTCTCCTTACCAGTCAAGTCCTGAGATGGAAATAGCTGAAGTGGAGGTTTCAAGGGGAAATGAAGATCTAAATCATGAAAGACCTCTTGCTGAGGGACGTATTTGTCATAAGTCAATGGAAAGTGGAACCAGTACAACGTCTTTTGCATTTCCAGA AAGTCAGATgaagcaaaagaaagaaaggactagtgGGATTCTAATGTTTGACTTGGTTGTGTCAAAGGTAAATGAGCAGGAGCTTTTTTTTCCAGGTTTTGTACATGTTTATAAGTTTCCCCATGCATTTTTGACATGA
- the LOC132055755 gene encoding uncharacterized protein LOC132055755, with protein sequence MDIWVVAAAAGAGYIAQHWKNLLRSRHDLLESSPGSPSFVRSESLSRIQQVLDKNCSSPVETPRTKLGECTNSCDFDISNLTSGLPSDKELQGDQGGSICDNINEPGNESLLVPSTAELAFSYGTSRKKSNLRSRRKMGHLIKPLNSLESCLMAQLYKEHGEVEDYIFSSKSSPWTTTARPFVVTDGSKIISRGNSNSLSAPRGAGHHKQQDDFSAMNTVFGVPQLPSVGSMELLRKDKVKDHSGRFSGSIRMKNEKRSSLQGSSHGVLLFCLGISVGIISSFWKNRKEMDILTELLRQSENLVQDLHEELEMKDSLTVKELPTEDCESQDTHNDPSNNEALHAPSPKGKLDKSSTNDDEECRSQKTEEESMSKIEAELEAELERLESSMNSSKLKGKLAELDELDPDFVPDLAKGELRTELFNRQPGDQPYADQDGSGTSTPHPVNYAVSPRELSLRLHEVLQSQLEERLKELEMALQNSERKVRYMEAELVSSWRDSSNSEGGSSSTHGSPVMKVEQRTADQPAVINLNGEALDAYNEAYDMFTRLNSEEEDVVVASGVKDNNHQENSCSHERSFDWIENGRMNDESDDEMEKLLIRSIVEKARKGSPAVLNVQRALFSLDDNEH encoded by the exons ATGGATATTTGGGTTGTGGCTGCAGCTGCTGGTGCTGGATATATCGCCCAGCATTGGAAAAACCTCTTAAGAAGTAGGCATGATTTGTTAGAATCATCTCCAGGGAGTCCTAGTTTTGTAAGAAGTGAGTCGTTATCGCGTATACAACAAGTCCTGGATAAGAATTGTTCTTCCCCTGTAGAAACACCGAGAACGAAATTAGGTGAATGTACCAAttcatgtgattttgatatttCCAATTTAACCTCTGGGTTGCCGAGTGATAAAGAACTTCAAGGAGATCAGGGTGGAAGCATATGTGATAACATCAATGAACCGGGAAATGAGTCGTTACTTGTCCCTTCTACGGCTGAATTGGCTTTTTCTTATGGTACTTCAAGGAAAAAGAGCAACCTTAGGAGTAGACGAAAAATGGGGCATCTTATAAAGCCTCTAAATTCTCTAGAAAGTTGTCTCATGGCTCAGTTATACAAGGAACATGGTGAAGTTGAAGACTATATTTTCAGTTCAAAGTCATCGCCATGGACAACAACTGCGAGGCCTTTTGTAGTTACTGACGGGAGCAAAATTATAAGCAGAGGTAATTCTAATTCTTTAAGTGCCCCGAGAGGTGCTGGACATCATAAGCAGCAGGATGATTTTTCAGCGATGAATACTGTATTTGGAGTCCCTCAACTACCTAGTGTTGGATCCATGGAGCTCCTGAGGAAAGACAAGGTGAAAGATCATTCTGGAAGATTTAGTGGTTCCATtagaatgaaaaatgagaaacGCAGCAGTTTACAAG GATCATCTCATGGTGTGCTTCTTTTCTGTCTTGGAATATCTGTGGGCATAATATCATCTTTCTGGAAAAATAGAAAGGAAATGGATATATTAACTGAGTTGCTGAGACAGTCAGAGAATTTGGTTCAAGATCTACATGAGGAACTTGAGATGAAAGATTCATTAACCGTGAAAGAGCTTCCCACTGAAGATTGTGAGTCACAAGATACACATAATGATCCATCAAACAATGAAGCTTTACATGCACCTTCCCCTAAAGGGAAGTTGGATAAGTCGTCAACAAATGACGATGAGGAGTGTCGAAGCCAGAAGACAGAGGAAGAATCCATGAGTAAAATTGAAGCAGAGCTTGAAGCTGAATTGGAGAGGTTAGAATCAAGTATGAACTCGTCTAAGTTGAAGGGGAAACTCGCAGAACTAGATGAG CTTGATCCGGACTTTGTGCCAGATCTAGCCAAGGGGGAGTTAAGAACTGAACTCTTCAATAGACAACCCGGAGATCAACCTTATGCAGATCAGGATGGTAGCGGAACCTCGACCCCTCATCCTGTTAATTATGCTGTCTCGCCAAGAGAGCTGAGCTTGCGGCTGCACGAAGTCCTCCAATCACAATTAGAAGAACGCCTCAAGGAGCTTGAGATGGCACTTCAGAACAGTGAAAGGAAAGTTCGGTATATGGAAGCAGAACTCGTAAGTTCTTGGAGGGATTCCTCAAACAGTGAAGGGGGCTCTTCTTCCACACACGGTAGTCCTGTAATGAAAGTTGAACAGCGCACAGCAGACCAGCCAGCGGTAATCAATTTAAATGGTGAGGCTTTAGATGCATATAACGAGGCTTATGACATGTTCACAAGGTTAAATTCAGAGGAGGaggatgttgttgttgcatcAGGAGTTAAGGACAACAACCACCAAGAAAACTCGTGTTCACATGAACGTAGCTTTGACTGGATTGAAAATGGTAGGATGAATGATGAAAGTGATGATGAGATGGAAAAGTTGTTAATTAGGAGTATTGTGGAGAAAGCCAGGAAAGGCTCTCCGGCAGTTTTAAATGTGCAGAGAGCATTgttctcacttgatgataatgAACATTGA
- the LOC132055758 gene encoding exocyst complex component EXO70E2-like, giving the protein MDDDKSAEQHVIAAAHHLVKALQARTSLSNEVRRTLADLDIHLAAMTEPKEDETTSLREIEGRFKSAQAKIMSLQSNYLKIWDAGPSELLEYLQNVEEIRIIIVSLENMVPNKNRKQNRLANQAHSMLQIAMVRLQEEVTNILSQSKQCFGHEYVSFHSCEEIDLIEDDSIEGTSFMESTSRAESEECIMDLVHPGVVPHIKSIAYLMFTSHYVQEFCQVFIRFWKDALREYLNLFCMQRISIEDVLSMEWTCLNCRIKKWCKATKNVIAFYLPSEKNLFDQILGEFGYFSSTCFIEASKDAILCLLNFGHAVAIGPLRPERLFCLLDMYDLLRDLCQEVDAMFCENQGNFIKMEYQELLKNLGDSAKAIFLGLGNCIASNTSTTPFQGGRVHPLTKYVINYFMLLSEYCDTLRYLVVENSGGVIDALVRLDVSSEFSCPLAIHLQSVASMLESNLEKKSNLYKDDSLKHIFLMNNIHYMVQKIKNSKMRTCFGDDWIKKHIVKYLQHEKSYERITWSPILSLITGYENSGEAVLKERCRNFSIAFEDVYKNQTGWTIPDIELRDDLRISTALKVIHAYRTFVGQVKKSISEKHIKYTEDDLEKYLLDFFQGSAKSLNHHWRR; this is encoded by the coding sequence ATGGATGATGATAAATCGGCGGAACAACATGTCATTGCTGCAGCTCATCACCTTGTGAAGGCGTTACAAGCCAGGACAAGCTTGAGCAATGAAGTAAGAAGAACTCTAGCCGATCTTGACATTCATTTGGCTGCTATGACTGAACCAAAAGAGGATGAGACCACAAGTCTCAGAGAGATTGAAGGTAGGTTCAAGTCAGCTCAGGCAAAAATCATGAGCTTGCAGTCGAATTATTTGAAGATATGGGATGCTGGTCCTTCTGAACTTCTTGAGTATCTGCAAAACGTAGAAGAAATTCGGATAATAATAGTGAGCTTGGAAAATATGGTGCCAAACAAGAACAGGAAACAAAATAGACTTGCTAACCAAGCTCATAGTATGTTGCAAATTGCAATGGTAAGGTTGCAGGAAGAAGTTACCAACATTCTTTCGCAGAGTAAGCAGTgttttggtcatgaatatgtgTCGTTCCACTCTTGTGAAGAGATCGACTTGATTGAAGATGACTCAATAGAGGGAACATCTTTCATGGAGAGTACTAGTAGAGCTGAGTCAGAAGAATGTATAATGGATTTGGTCCATCCAGGTGTTGTTCCTCATATAAAGTCTATTGCATATCTGATGTTCACTTCACATTATGTTCAGGAATTTTGCCAGGTTTTTATAAGATTCTGGAAAGATGCATTGCGTGAATACTTAAACCTTTTCTGTATGCAAAGAATCAGTATTGAAGATGTGCTGAGCATGGAGTGGACTTGCTTGAATTGCAGAATTAAGAAGTGGTGCAAGGCAACGAAGAATGTCATTGCATTCTATCTCCCTAGTGAGAAAAACCTCTTTGATCAGATTCTTGGTGAGTTTGGATATTTTAGTTCAACCTGTTTCATTGAGGCTTCAAAGGATGCCATATTGTGTCTTTTGAATTTTGGCCACGCTGTAGCTATTGGCCCCCTTCGACCAGAACGCCTTTTTTGTTTACTCGATATGTATGACCTTCTAAGAGATCTTTGTCAAGAAGTGGATGCTATGTTCTGTGAAAACCAAGGTAATTTCATTAAAATGGAGTACCAGGAACTCCTGAAAAATCTTGGAGATTCTGCAAAAGCAATCTTTCTAGGGTTGGGGAATTGCATTGCTTCAAACACTTCAACAACTCCCTTCCAAGGAGGAAGAGTTCACCCGCTAACCAAGTACGTTATCAATTATTTCATGCTTCTATCAGAATATTGTGATACCTTGAGGTACCTCGTGGTAGAGAACTCGGGTGGAGTTATTGATGCACTGGTCAGGCTTGACGTTTCTTCTGAATTCTCATGTCCATTGGCTATTCACTTGCAGTCAGTAGCATCCATGCTTGAATCCAACCTTGAAAAAAAGTCCAATTTATATAAAGATGATTCTTTGAAGCACATCTTTTTGATGAACAACATCCATTACATGGTccagaaaatcaagaactccaAAATGAGAACTTGTTTTGGTGATGATTGGATAAAGAAACATATTGTAAAATACTTGCAGCACGAAAAAAGCTACGAGAGAATAACATGGAGTCCTATTCTGTCCTTAATAACCGGTTATGAGAACTCAGGGGAGGCAGTTCTGAAGGAGAGGTGCAGAAATTTCAGTATTGCTTTTGAGGATGTGTACAAGAACCAGACAGGATGGACTATTCCAGACATTGAGCTTCGAGATGATTTGAGAATTTCAACCGCGTTAAAGGTCATTCATGCCTATCGGACATTTGTTGGACAGGTGAAGAAATCTATCAGTGAAAAGCACATCAAGTACACTGAAGATGACTTGGAGAAGTATCTCCTTGATTTTTTTCAAGGTTCAGCGAAGTCACTTAATCATCATTGGAGGAGGTGA
- the LOC132055760 gene encoding replication protein A 70 kDa DNA-binding subunit B, giving the protein MTKMVSPDAISTILANPSPDSSSNLPEIIVQVVDLKPTGNRYMFSANDGKLKIKGILQSSLSSEVISGSIQNLGLIRVIDYTLNDIPTKNEKYLIVTKCEAVSPALKAEYKVEVKNEEIDIGLKRKHEEIGVVLKPKQEIQTKSAAQIVHEQSGNMAPSARMAMTRRIQPLVSLNPYQGIWTIKVRVTSKGNMRTYKNARGEGCVFNVELTDEDGTQIQATMFNEAARKFFDKFELGKVYYISKGTLKVANKQFKTVQNDYEMTLNENSQVEEAINEAAFIPDTKFCFVPIDELGPYVNGRELVDVIGVVQSVSPTMSIRRKSNNETVPKRDVTIADETKKTVVVSLWNDLATNVGQELLDMADKSPVVAIKSLKVGDFQGVSLSALSKSNIVVNPDLPEAKKLRSWYDSEGKEASLASIGSGMSPSTKSGARSMYSDRVTLLHIISNPSLGEEKPVFFSVKAYISFIKPDQTMWYRACKTCNKKVTDAFGSGYWCEGCQKNDAESSLRYIMVLKVSDASGEAWLSTFNDQAEIILGCSADELDKLKSEEGETAYQMKLKEATWVPHLFRVSVAPQEYNNEKRQRITVRAIAPVDYAAESKYLLEEMSKMNISM; this is encoded by the exons ATGACGAAAATGGTGAGCCCAGATGCCATTTCGACTATTCTAGCCAACCCATCGCCTGATTCTTCTTCAAATCTTCCGGAAATTATCGTTCAAGTTGTGGATCTCAAACCCACCGGTAACAGATACAT GTTTTCAGCCAATGATGGAAAACTGAAGATTAAGGGGATTTTGCAATCCAGTTTGTCATCTGAAGTTATATCTGGGTCCATACAAAACTTGGGTCTTATTCGGGTTATTGATTACACTCTCAATGACATCCCAACCAAGAATGAAAA GTACTTGATTGTAACTAAGTGTGAGGCTGTGTCACCTGCGCTTAAAGCTGAGTACAAGGTTGAAgtgaaaaatgaagagattgACATTGGCTTGAAGAGGAAGCATGAAGAAATTGGTGTTGTTTTGAAACCAAAACAGGAAATTCAAACTAAATCTGCTGCTCAAATTGTGCATGAACAAAGTGGaaa TATGGCACCATCTGCTCGAATGGCAATGACGAGAAGAATTCAGCCACTTGTTTCTTTGAATCCTTACCAAGGAATTTGGACCATTAAGGTTCGTGTAACTAGCAAAGGGAATATGAGAACTTACAAGAATGCTAGAGGAGAAGGCTGTGTTTTCAATGTTGAATTAACTGATGAGGAT GGTACTCAAATACAAGCTACAATGTTTAATGAAGCAGCAAGGAAGTTTTTTGACAAGTTTGAATTGGGGAAAGTGTATTACATTTCAAAGGGAACTCTTAAAGTTGCTAATAAGCAGTTCAAAACTGTacaaaatgattatgagatgacTTTGAATGAAAATTCCCAAGTTGAAGAGGCTATTAATGAAGCAGCTTTTATTCCAGATACAAAATTTTGCTTTGTTCCGATTGATGAATTGGGTCCATATGTCAATGGCAGGGAGCTTGTTG ATGTTATTGGAGTTGTCCAAAGTGTTTCTCCTACGATGAGCATACGGAGGAAGAGTAACAATGAGACGGTCCCAAAGCGTGATGTAACTATTGCGGATGAGAC GAAGAAGACTGTTGTTGTGTCTCTTTGGAATGATCTTGCCACCAATGTAGGACAAGAACTGCTTGACATGGCTGATAAATCTCCAGTGGTTGCAATCAAATCCCTTAAAGTTGGAGACTTCCAGG GAGTGTCTTTATCGGCGTTAAGCAAAAGTAATATTGTTGTGAATCCAGATTTACCTGAAGCCAAGAAATTGAGATCTTG GTATGATTCTGAAGGTAAAGAGGCTTCATTGGCATCTATTGGTTCTGGTATGAGCCCCTCTACCAAGAGTGGAGCACGATCTATGTACTCTGATAGGGTCACCTTGCTTCATATAATCAGTAACCCGTCCCTTGGTGAGGAAAAG CCTGTGTTTTTCAGCGTGAAGGCATATATAAGTTTCATTAAGCCAGATCAAACCATGTGGTATCGGGCTTGTAAGACATGTAACAAGAAAGTTACTGATGCTTTTGGGTCTGGCTATTGGTGTGAAGGATGCCAGAAGAATGATGCTGAGTCTAGTTTGAG ATATATAATGGTATTGAAAGTTTCTGATGCAAGCGGTGAAGCATGGCTCTCTACGTTCAACGATCAAGCAGAGATAATACTTGGATGTTCTGCTGATGAACTTGACAAGCTTAAATCTGAG GAGGGAGAAACTGCATATCAAATGAAATTGAAGGAAGCTACATGGGTTCCTCATCTTTTCCGGGTTAGTGTTGCTCCACAAGAGTACAACAATGAGAAAAGGCAAAGGATAACAGTCAGAGCTATTGCTCCAGTTGATTATGCAGCAGAATCCAAATACTTGCTGGAAGAGATGTCTAAGATGAATATTTCTATGTAA
- the LOC132055759 gene encoding uncharacterized protein LOC132055759 isoform X1 has protein sequence MATLHDDIIQMSSAMEPKHVTATDGKSGTPHSLAVTGVKVSPRGKTLSSSDSSCNTSPDSTLNDPFGKADYESDDYTANTNNLPKLDKDNKSRFSENQRPVSGSSTISSERLNHEVSPSMSQSEVTQYSSRLSSGDSSTTDSPPVQVMENSANKSYRIPSSVFAIDESANPADWSTASHESLFSIHMGTMSFTKDASFWQSGELGTPQNFSKSPMCDFSPYQSSPEMEIAEVEVSRGNEDLNHERPLAEGRICHKSMESGTSTTSFAFPELEGNLDKNYSVRMAAPIKSSPEQKQPQVESPELKRPQVESPELHTEPLPQSEPKTPTATENVEKTKWFPCFSCCSFGS, from the exons ATGGCAACTTTGCATGATGACATCATTCAGATGTCTTCAGCTATGGAGCCTAAACATGTTACTGCAACCGATGGAAAATCAGGGACACCTCATAGCCTTGCTGTTACAGGAGTTAAAGTCTCCCCTCGCGGTAAAACTTTAAGTTCTTCAGACTCTTCCTGCAATACATCACCTGACTCGACACTGAATGACCCCTTTGGCAAGGCTGATTATGAATCTGATGATTATACTGCTAATACTAATAACTTACCCAAACTTGATAAGGATAACAAATCACGGTTTTCAGAAAACCAAAGGCCTGTTTCTGGGAGCTCTACCATAAGTAGCGAACGCTTAAATCATGAAGTGTCACCCTCCATGTCACAGTCAGAAGTGACTCAGTATTCTTCCAGGTTGAGCTCTGGCGATTCATCAACCACAGACTCACCTCCCGTGCAAGTAATGGAGAACTCTGCTAACAAATCTTATAGGATCCCTTCTTCAGTGTTTGCAATAGATGAGTCTGCAAACCCGGCAGATTGGAGTACAGCTTCTCATGAATCATTATTTAGCATTCACATGGGAACTATGAGTTTTACAAAAGATGCTAGTTTTTGGCAGTCGGGTGAGCTAGGAACTCCTCAAAACTTCTCCAAATCCCCTATGTGTGACTTCTCTCCTTACCAGTCAAGTCCTGAGATGGAAATAGCTGAAGTGGAGGTTTCAAGGGGAAATGAAGATCTAAATCATGAAAGACCTCTTGCTGAGGGACGTATTTGTCATAAGTCAATGGAAAGTGGAACCAGTACAACGTCTTTTGCATTTCCAGA GCTGGAAGGGAATCTGGATAAAAATTATTCAGTGCGCATGGCTGCTCCAATTAAATCTAGCCCAGAGCAGAAGCAACCTCAGGTAGAATCACCAGAGCTGAAGCGACCTCAGGTAGAATCACCAGAGCTGCATACCGAACCGCTGCCTCAATCAGAGCCAAAGACCCCGACAGCAACTGAAAATGTAGAGAAAACGAAATGGTTTCCCTGCTTCTCATGCTGCTCTTTCGGTTCCTAG
- the LOC132055762 gene encoding mitochondrial import receptor subunit TOM5 homolog — MAVSVISMDKIKAFWHSQVHDEDKWALNMKLLRATALFGGSIILMRQYGDLMAI, encoded by the exons ATGGCGGTCTCAGTGATATCAATGGATAAGATTAAAGCTTTCTGGCACTCTCAGGTTCATGACGAAGATAAATGGGCTCTCAACATG AAATTACTTCGTGCTACAGCTCTCTTTGGTGGTTCCATCATTTTGATGCGCCAGTATGGTGATCTCATGGCTATCTGA
- the LOC132055761 gene encoding probable aspartic proteinase GIP2 — MVFTSHCLIFISSLILSISYCIGQGSPQAKALILSVTKDSSTLQYITQIGQRTPLVPIKLTIHLGGQTLWVDCENGYVSSTYRPALCGSTQCTIAKVNTCGNCSSTPSPRIGCNNNACYNTPENPFIKTFYSGGEINEDVLSIQSTDVSNPGNFVKIPNFIFTCVPTFLTEGLASGVKGTVGLGKNHIALPSQLAEILNSPRKFAVCLSSSTQSSGVIFFGDGPYMMLPNIDISKNLIFTPLITNRFGTGSVPFLNESSSEYFIGVKSIRLNGKPVSINKKLLAIDKRGNGGTKISTGSPYSILETSIYNAVTKAFIDELSNATRVTAVAPFEFCFSSKNIGSTRVGPAVPAIDLVLQTTRVYWRIFGANSMVEVNKNVICLGFVNGGLNPTTSIVIGGYQIEDNLLQFDLARSTLGFSSSLLFSQTTCANFNFTSKA, encoded by the coding sequence ATGGTTTTTACTAGCCATTGTTTGATCTTCATTTCTTCACTTATCCTCTCCATTTCTTATTGCATAGGCCAAGGTTCTCCCCAGGCCAAAGCTCTCATCCTTTCTGTGACCAAAGACTCATCTACTCTCCAATACATCACCCAAATTGGCCAAAGAACTCCTCTTGTGCCCATCAAGTTGACAATTCATCTTGGTGGACAAACTTTATGGGTAGACTGTGAAAATGGTTATGTGAGTTCCACTTATAGACCAGCTCTTTGTGGCTCAACTCAATGTACCATTGCCAAAGTGAACACATGTGGAAACTGCAGCTCCACTCCCAGCCCCAGGATTGGCTGTAACAATAATGCATGTTATAACACCCCAGAAAATCCATTCATCAAGACTTTCTATTCAGGTGGTGAAATTAATGAAGACGTTTTATCGATACAATCCACTGATGTATCAAATCCTGGTAACTTTGTTAAGATCCCAAACTTCATTTTCACTTGTGTTCCTACATTCTTGACTGAAGGTCTGGCAAGTGGGGTGAAAGGTACTGTTGGATTGGGAAAGAATCATATCGCTCTTCCTTCTCAATTAGCTGAAATCTTGAACTCTCCAAGAAAATTTGCTGTTTGTTTGAGTTCATCTACACAATCTTCTGGTGTCATATTTTTTGGTGATGGACCTTATATGATGCTTCCAAATATTGATATCTCTAAAAATCTAATCTTTACGCCGTTAATCACAAACCGTTTTGGTACTGGATCAGTTCCTTTCCTAAATGAATCTTCCTCTGAGTACTTCATTGGAGTGAAATCTATTCGATTGAATGGCAAACCAGTGTCAATCAACAAAAAATTGCTCGCGATTGATAAGAGAGGAAACGGTGGAACCAAGATCAGCACAGGGAGTCCTTATTCAATCTTGGAAACCTCCATTTATAATGCTGTGACAAAAGCTTTTATAGATGAGTTATCTAATGCGACCAGAGTGACTGCTGTGGCACCTTTTGAGTTTTGTTTCAGCTCAAAAAATATCGGTAGCACAAGGGTTGGACCAGCTGTTCCTGCCATTGATCTTGTGTTGCAGACTACACGAGTTTATTGGAGGATTTTTGGTGCAAATTCAATGGTGGAAGTTAACAAAAATGTGATCTGCTTGGGCTTTGTGAATGGAGGGCTTAATCCTACTACTTCAATTGTTATAGGAGGATATCAAATTGAAGACAATCTTCTACAGTTTGATCTTGCTAGATCAACACTTGGTTTTAGCTCATCCCTTTTGTTCAGCCAAACTACATGTGCAAATTTCAACTTCACATCTAAGGCTTAA